The Lycium barbarum isolate Lr01 chromosome 12, ASM1917538v2, whole genome shotgun sequence genome includes a region encoding these proteins:
- the LOC132623507 gene encoding probable polyol transporter 4 isoform X2, with translation MTAAENMFWFVPSLPHLILCFLDMVDVGVMSGAIIFIQQDLKITEVQEEVLVGILSIISLLGSLAGGKTSDAIGRKWTMAFAAIVFQTGALIMALAPSFKVLMVGRFLAGIGIGFGVMIAPVYIAEISPTVARGSFTSFPEIFINLGILLGYVSNYAFSGLSPHINWRVMLGVGTLPSIFIGIALFVIPESPRWLVMKNRIDEARLVLLKTNENANEVEERLAEIQHAAGHVNAEKYEEKAVWRELLNPSPGVRRMLITGCGIQCFQQVTGIDATVYYSPTIFKDAGIKGNTQLLAATVAVGFTKTIFILIAILLIDKIGRKPLLYVSTIGMTTCLFGLGLTLSFLGNGSVGIKLAILCVCGNVAFFSVGIGPICWVLTSEIFPLRLRAQASALGAVGSRVSSGVVAMSFLSVSRMITVGGTFFVFAAISALSVVFVHKCVPETKGKSLEEIEMMFQNDRPQQGGELELEDVKHLMQTQ, from the exons ATGACAGCAGCAGAAAATATGTTTTGGTTTGTGCCATCTTTGCCTCACTTAATTCTGTGCTTCTTGGATATGGTTG ATGTTGGTGTTATGAGTGGAGCTATTATATTCATTCAGCAAGACTTGAAAATTACTGAAGTACAAGAAGAAGTCCTTGTTGGAATCTTGAGCATAATTTCACTCTTGGGGAGTTTAGCAGGAGGGAAAACTTCAGATGCCATCGGCAGGAAGTGGACCATGGCTTTTGCAGCCATTGTGTTTCAAACTGGAGCTCTTATAATGGCTCTTGCTCCTAGTTTCAAGGTGTTAATGGTAGGCAGGTTTCTAGCTGGAATTGGTATTGGGTTCGGAGTCATGATTGCACCTGTTTATATCGCTGAGATATCACCAACGGTTGCTAGAGGGTCTTTCACTTCCTTCCCTGAGATATTCATCAATCTGGGGATCCTTTTAGGTTATGTTTCAAATTATGCTTTTTCTGGTTTATCCCCCCATATAAATTGGAGAGTCATGCTTGGTGTGGGGACTCTCCCCTCAATTTTTATTGGTATCGCGCTATTTGTCATTCCTGAATCTCCAAGGTGGTTGGTGATGAAAAATCGGATCGATGAGGCTAGGTTGGTGCTATTAAAAACTAATGAAAATGCAAATGAAGTGGAGGAGAGGCTAGCAGAAATTCAACATGCTGCAGGGCATGTTAATGCTGAGAAGTATGAAGAGAAAGCTGTGTGGCGTGAACTGCTAAATCCTTCACCTGGAGTTCGAAGAATGCTGATTACAGGTTGTGGGATTCAGTGCTTTCAACAGGTCACGGGTATAGATGCAACTGTGTATTACAGTCCAACAATTTTTAAGGATGCTGGAATTAAGGGTAACACTCAACTCCTGGCTGCAACTGTTGCTGTTGGGTTCACAAAAACGATATTTATTTTGATAGCCATATTACTCATTGACAAAATTGGTAGGAAACCTTTGTTATATGTCAGCACAATTGGTATGACTACTTGTCTGTTTGGCCTTGGCCTCACACTTTCTTTCCTGGGGAACGGTTCAGTTGGAATCAAACTGGCAATTTTATGTGTATGTGGAAATGTAGCATTCTTTTCCGTGGGGATCGGTCCAATTTGTTGGGTCTTGACATCTGAAATCTTCCCTCTAAGACTTCGGGCCCAAGCATCAGCTCTTGGTGCAGTAGGGAGCAGGGTTAGTAGTGGTGTTGTTGCAATGTCTTTCCTCTCCGTTTCACGTATGATTACAGTAGGAGGAACATTTTTTGTGTTTGCTGCTATATCAGCTCTCTCTGTTGTTTTTGTTCATAAATGTGTTCCAGAAACAAAGGGGAAATCATTGGAAGAAATCGAAATGATGTTTCAGAATGATAGGCCACAACAAGGTGGTGAATTGGAGCTTGAAGATGTCAAACATCTAATGCAGACACAATGA
- the LOC132623507 gene encoding probable polyol transporter 4 isoform X1, whose translation MAIQENGNGGFMKYKRMDSDAVEEDSVLSEEKRNDSSRKYVLVCAIFASLNSVLLGYDVGVMSGAIIFIQQDLKITEVQEEVLVGILSIISLLGSLAGGKTSDAIGRKWTMAFAAIVFQTGALIMALAPSFKVLMVGRFLAGIGIGFGVMIAPVYIAEISPTVARGSFTSFPEIFINLGILLGYVSNYAFSGLSPHINWRVMLGVGTLPSIFIGIALFVIPESPRWLVMKNRIDEARLVLLKTNENANEVEERLAEIQHAAGHVNAEKYEEKAVWRELLNPSPGVRRMLITGCGIQCFQQVTGIDATVYYSPTIFKDAGIKGNTQLLAATVAVGFTKTIFILIAILLIDKIGRKPLLYVSTIGMTTCLFGLGLTLSFLGNGSVGIKLAILCVCGNVAFFSVGIGPICWVLTSEIFPLRLRAQASALGAVGSRVSSGVVAMSFLSVSRMITVGGTFFVFAAISALSVVFVHKCVPETKGKSLEEIEMMFQNDRPQQGGELELEDVKHLMQTQ comes from the exons ATGGCTATCCAAGAAAATGGGAATGGGGGTTTTATGAAGTATAAGAGGATGGACTCTGATGCAGTGGAAGAGGATAGTGTATTGAGTGAAGAGAAAAGAAATGACAGCAGCAGAAAATATGTTTTGGTTTGTGCCATCTTTGCCTCACTTAATTCTGTGCTTCTTGGATATG ATGTTGGTGTTATGAGTGGAGCTATTATATTCATTCAGCAAGACTTGAAAATTACTGAAGTACAAGAAGAAGTCCTTGTTGGAATCTTGAGCATAATTTCACTCTTGGGGAGTTTAGCAGGAGGGAAAACTTCAGATGCCATCGGCAGGAAGTGGACCATGGCTTTTGCAGCCATTGTGTTTCAAACTGGAGCTCTTATAATGGCTCTTGCTCCTAGTTTCAAGGTGTTAATGGTAGGCAGGTTTCTAGCTGGAATTGGTATTGGGTTCGGAGTCATGATTGCACCTGTTTATATCGCTGAGATATCACCAACGGTTGCTAGAGGGTCTTTCACTTCCTTCCCTGAGATATTCATCAATCTGGGGATCCTTTTAGGTTATGTTTCAAATTATGCTTTTTCTGGTTTATCCCCCCATATAAATTGGAGAGTCATGCTTGGTGTGGGGACTCTCCCCTCAATTTTTATTGGTATCGCGCTATTTGTCATTCCTGAATCTCCAAGGTGGTTGGTGATGAAAAATCGGATCGATGAGGCTAGGTTGGTGCTATTAAAAACTAATGAAAATGCAAATGAAGTGGAGGAGAGGCTAGCAGAAATTCAACATGCTGCAGGGCATGTTAATGCTGAGAAGTATGAAGAGAAAGCTGTGTGGCGTGAACTGCTAAATCCTTCACCTGGAGTTCGAAGAATGCTGATTACAGGTTGTGGGATTCAGTGCTTTCAACAGGTCACGGGTATAGATGCAACTGTGTATTACAGTCCAACAATTTTTAAGGATGCTGGAATTAAGGGTAACACTCAACTCCTGGCTGCAACTGTTGCTGTTGGGTTCACAAAAACGATATTTATTTTGATAGCCATATTACTCATTGACAAAATTGGTAGGAAACCTTTGTTATATGTCAGCACAATTGGTATGACTACTTGTCTGTTTGGCCTTGGCCTCACACTTTCTTTCCTGGGGAACGGTTCAGTTGGAATCAAACTGGCAATTTTATGTGTATGTGGAAATGTAGCATTCTTTTCCGTGGGGATCGGTCCAATTTGTTGGGTCTTGACATCTGAAATCTTCCCTCTAAGACTTCGGGCCCAAGCATCAGCTCTTGGTGCAGTAGGGAGCAGGGTTAGTAGTGGTGTTGTTGCAATGTCTTTCCTCTCCGTTTCACGTATGATTACAGTAGGAGGAACATTTTTTGTGTTTGCTGCTATATCAGCTCTCTCTGTTGTTTTTGTTCATAAATGTGTTCCAGAAACAAAGGGGAAATCATTGGAAGAAATCGAAATGATGTTTCAGAATGATAGGCCACAACAAGGTGGTGAATTGGAGCTTGAAGATGTCAAACATCTAATGCAGACACAATGA
- the LOC132623870 gene encoding uncharacterized protein At4g19900, with protein sequence MDDVINSTVKRISHFNWSKFFNHCCFQLTRKSTLYAIVSFFLLFLLAYNSSTVFYVQVPVPANSSPEISTFSTENVARKSRMLVSLSSSEIYAVKEETPLVKPNNHFTISSKNPNLVGFTYNSVVYHPRRRRKKKSLVKVYHSGVRINEFSMRMKEFFGNKSSNSSCKFRFFMTWISSIESFGEREQFAVDSLFKAHPNGCLVIMSTSMDSPTGMHILKPFLEKGLRVAAISPDYYYLFKNTVAQAWIDSLMKGNVDPGEVSLGQNLSNLLRLGLLYKFGGIYLDTDVIVLKSFRKLRNVIGAQTIDVETRNWSRLNNAVMIFDKGHPLLYNFIEEFALTFDGNKWGHNGPYLVSRVVSRVSGRDGYNFTVLPPMAFYPVDWNRIGSLFLGPRNETHSRWLLLKLQKIQSESLAVHLWNKQSRELKVEEGSIIQHIMSDCCVFCNS encoded by the coding sequence ATGGATGATGTCATTAATAGTACAGTTAAAAGAATCTCACATTTTAATTGGTCTAAGTTTTTTAACCATTGTTGTTTCCAGTTGACTAGGAAGTCAACCTTATATGCAattgtttctttttttcttctttttctcttagCTTACAACAGTTCCACTGTGTTCTATGTTCAAGTTCCAGTTCCAGCCAACTCCTCACCTGAAATTTCTACTTTTTCCACTGAAAATGTTGCCAGAAAATCAAGAATGTTGGTTTCTTTATCTTCTTCTGAGATATATGCAGTAAAAGAGGAAACCCCACTTGTAAAACCAAacaaccatttcacaatttccagTAAAAATCCAAACTTGGTGGGTTTTACATACAATTCAGTTGTTTATCAtccaagaagaaggagaaaaaagaagTCTTTGGTGAAAGTTTATCATTCAGGGGTTAGAATTAATGAGTTTTCAATGAGAATGAAGGAGTTTTTTGGTAATAAATCATCCAATTCTTCATGTAAGTTTAGATTTTTCATGACTTGGATTTCTTCCATTGAATCTTTTGGTGAAAGGGAACAGTTTGCTGTGGACAGTTTGTTTAAGGCACACCCAAATGGCTGTTTGGTCATTATGTCCACTTCAATGGATTCTCCAACAGGGATGCATATTTTAAAGCCTTTTTTAGAGAAAGGTTTAAGGGTAGCTGCAATTTCACCTGATTACtattatttatttaaaaataCTGTTGCTCAAGCCTGGATTGATAGTTTAATGAAGGGTAATGTAGATCCGGGGGAAGTTTCTTTAGGCCAAAACCTCTCAAATTTACTTAGACTTGGTTTATTGTACAAGTTTGGCGGGATTTATTTAGATACTGATGTTATAGTGTTGAAGAGTTTTAGGAAGCTAAGAAATGTTATTGGAGCTCAAACTATTGATGTTGAAACAAGAAACTGGAGCAGGTTAAATAATGCTGTAATGATTTTTGATAAAGGGCATCCTTTGTTGTACAACTTTATTGAAGAATTTGCACTTACATTTGATGGGAATAAATGGGGTCATAATGGACCTTACTTGGTTTCAAGGGTTGTGTCAAGGGTAAGTGGAAGAGATGGATACAATTTCACAGTTCTGCCTCCAATGGCTTTTTATCCAGTTGATTGGAATAGGATTGGTAGTCTCTTTCTTGGGCCGAGGAACGAGACTCATTCGAGATGGTTGCTCTTGAAACTCCAGAAGATTCAGAGCGAAAGTTTGGCTGTGCATCTTTGGAACAAGCAGAGTCGAGAGCTTAAGGTCGAAGAAGGAAGCATTATCCAACATATAATGTCAGATTGTTGTGTTTTCTGTAATtcttaa
- the LOC132623507 gene encoding probable polyol transporter 4 isoform X3, translating into MSGAIIFIQQDLKITEVQEEVLVGILSIISLLGSLAGGKTSDAIGRKWTMAFAAIVFQTGALIMALAPSFKVLMVGRFLAGIGIGFGVMIAPVYIAEISPTVARGSFTSFPEIFINLGILLGYVSNYAFSGLSPHINWRVMLGVGTLPSIFIGIALFVIPESPRWLVMKNRIDEARLVLLKTNENANEVEERLAEIQHAAGHVNAEKYEEKAVWRELLNPSPGVRRMLITGCGIQCFQQVTGIDATVYYSPTIFKDAGIKGNTQLLAATVAVGFTKTIFILIAILLIDKIGRKPLLYVSTIGMTTCLFGLGLTLSFLGNGSVGIKLAILCVCGNVAFFSVGIGPICWVLTSEIFPLRLRAQASALGAVGSRVSSGVVAMSFLSVSRMITVGGTFFVFAAISALSVVFVHKCVPETKGKSLEEIEMMFQNDRPQQGGELELEDVKHLMQTQ; encoded by the coding sequence ATGAGTGGAGCTATTATATTCATTCAGCAAGACTTGAAAATTACTGAAGTACAAGAAGAAGTCCTTGTTGGAATCTTGAGCATAATTTCACTCTTGGGGAGTTTAGCAGGAGGGAAAACTTCAGATGCCATCGGCAGGAAGTGGACCATGGCTTTTGCAGCCATTGTGTTTCAAACTGGAGCTCTTATAATGGCTCTTGCTCCTAGTTTCAAGGTGTTAATGGTAGGCAGGTTTCTAGCTGGAATTGGTATTGGGTTCGGAGTCATGATTGCACCTGTTTATATCGCTGAGATATCACCAACGGTTGCTAGAGGGTCTTTCACTTCCTTCCCTGAGATATTCATCAATCTGGGGATCCTTTTAGGTTATGTTTCAAATTATGCTTTTTCTGGTTTATCCCCCCATATAAATTGGAGAGTCATGCTTGGTGTGGGGACTCTCCCCTCAATTTTTATTGGTATCGCGCTATTTGTCATTCCTGAATCTCCAAGGTGGTTGGTGATGAAAAATCGGATCGATGAGGCTAGGTTGGTGCTATTAAAAACTAATGAAAATGCAAATGAAGTGGAGGAGAGGCTAGCAGAAATTCAACATGCTGCAGGGCATGTTAATGCTGAGAAGTATGAAGAGAAAGCTGTGTGGCGTGAACTGCTAAATCCTTCACCTGGAGTTCGAAGAATGCTGATTACAGGTTGTGGGATTCAGTGCTTTCAACAGGTCACGGGTATAGATGCAACTGTGTATTACAGTCCAACAATTTTTAAGGATGCTGGAATTAAGGGTAACACTCAACTCCTGGCTGCAACTGTTGCTGTTGGGTTCACAAAAACGATATTTATTTTGATAGCCATATTACTCATTGACAAAATTGGTAGGAAACCTTTGTTATATGTCAGCACAATTGGTATGACTACTTGTCTGTTTGGCCTTGGCCTCACACTTTCTTTCCTGGGGAACGGTTCAGTTGGAATCAAACTGGCAATTTTATGTGTATGTGGAAATGTAGCATTCTTTTCCGTGGGGATCGGTCCAATTTGTTGGGTCTTGACATCTGAAATCTTCCCTCTAAGACTTCGGGCCCAAGCATCAGCTCTTGGTGCAGTAGGGAGCAGGGTTAGTAGTGGTGTTGTTGCAATGTCTTTCCTCTCCGTTTCACGTATGATTACAGTAGGAGGAACATTTTTTGTGTTTGCTGCTATATCAGCTCTCTCTGTTGTTTTTGTTCATAAATGTGTTCCAGAAACAAAGGGGAAATCATTGGAAGAAATCGAAATGATGTTTCAGAATGATAGGCCACAACAAGGTGGTGAATTGGAGCTTGAAGATGTCAAACATCTAATGCAGACACAATGA